A stretch of DNA from Thermoplasmata archaeon:
GAGGTAGGCGAGCTCGACGGCGACCGCCACGGCGCGCCAGGCCGCCCGGCCGAGCTCGGCCCGCTGGACGTCCAGGTCGACGGCGAGGACCTCGGGAGGGTAGTACGTCGTCCCATCGACCAGGCCCTTGACCGCGAGGCCGACCTCGAGAGGCCGGATGTCCATCCGGGTCAGGAGACCGGCGACCTCGCGCGAGATCGTCTCGCCGGCGTGGACGATCGTCGTGTCCTTCTTCAGCACGACCTTGCCCTTCTCGATCGCCGC
This window harbors:
- a CDS encoding 50S ribosomal protein L10, with the protein product AAIEKGKVVLKKDTTIVHAGETISREVAGLLTRMDIRPLEVGLAVKGLVDGTTYYPPEVLAVDLDVQRAELGRAAWRAVAVAVELAYLTPVTLPLLVQRAHRRALGLAVAAGYPTKETIEPLFVQAMKEAAAVGRAVSG